One Streptomyces sp. L2 genomic window carries:
- a CDS encoding M4 family metallopeptidase codes for MRRPHIRSVAVAVAVTTAATGLAGTAFASPSKVVGRTSASAAMATSAVVRAAHTAAFAHASATGVSKGDELHAQDVMIDPEGARHVRFVRTHDGMPVLGGDLVVHLNRQLAYTGVTRAADHSVKPTAAKAKVTAAQAVAKAAKAAKGHAAHAELVVDAREGASALAYQVTVTGADGTSSTVVVDALSGTVRSNTPDSDQFLSPKLLAELQKNGESADPATGTVAAAPSGLLTGRPYSAAHYPATAHGTGKTLFVGNVGLTTTATSRGHYQLKDPTRYGTEVRDAKGSYTEKFSSGTKFTSTSNVWGNGKTTSRTSAAADAQYGITKTLDFYKNTFKRKGIANNSKAAQGMVHWGKKVANAFWDPTCNCMLYGDGDGQTFKKPLVVIDVTGHELTHGVVEATAKLEPTYVDSDGNQYGEPGALNESLADIFGSNVEFYAKNSHDNPDYLIGEKLGLAQKFLRRLDHPSLDKLEGTIDYWSPDTYYTEVHAGSGVSSHAYYLLAEGSGKKTINKVKYDSPTYHHIAVKGIGRTKATAIFYRALTRYMVSTTDFHGARVATLKAAKDLYGVHSTAYKTVDKAWAAVNVTAANTPKAHH; via the coding sequence GTGCGTAGACCGCACATACGCAGCGTGGCGGTCGCCGTCGCGGTGACGACGGCTGCCACGGGCCTGGCCGGCACGGCCTTCGCGAGCCCCTCCAAGGTAGTGGGCCGGACCTCCGCGTCCGCCGCCATGGCCACCTCGGCGGTGGTGAGGGCGGCGCACACCGCGGCCTTCGCCCACGCCTCGGCCACCGGGGTCTCGAAGGGCGACGAACTCCACGCCCAGGACGTGATGATCGACCCCGAGGGCGCACGGCACGTCCGTTTCGTCCGTACGCACGACGGGATGCCGGTGCTCGGCGGCGACCTCGTCGTCCACCTGAACCGGCAGCTGGCCTACACGGGTGTCACCCGCGCGGCCGACCACAGCGTCAAGCCCACCGCCGCCAAGGCCAAGGTGACCGCGGCCCAGGCCGTGGCCAAGGCCGCCAAGGCCGCCAAGGGCCACGCGGCCCACGCCGAACTCGTCGTGGACGCCCGTGAGGGCGCCTCCGCCCTCGCCTACCAGGTGACGGTCACCGGCGCCGACGGCACCTCCAGCACCGTCGTCGTCGACGCCCTGTCCGGCACGGTGCGCAGCAACACGCCCGACAGCGACCAGTTCCTGTCGCCGAAGCTGCTCGCCGAGCTCCAGAAGAACGGCGAGAGCGCCGACCCGGCCACCGGCACCGTCGCCGCCGCGCCCTCCGGACTGCTCACCGGCCGTCCGTACTCCGCGGCGCACTACCCGGCGACCGCGCACGGCACCGGCAAGACGCTCTTCGTCGGCAACGTCGGCCTGACCACCACGGCGACCTCGCGCGGCCACTACCAGCTCAAGGACCCGACCCGGTACGGCACCGAGGTCCGGGACGCCAAGGGCTCGTACACCGAGAAGTTCAGCAGCGGCACCAAGTTCACCAGCACCTCGAACGTCTGGGGCAACGGCAAGACGACCAGCCGCACCAGCGCCGCCGCGGATGCCCAGTACGGCATCACCAAGACGCTGGACTTCTACAAGAACACGTTCAAACGCAAGGGCATCGCCAACAACAGCAAGGCCGCCCAGGGCATGGTGCACTGGGGCAAGAAGGTCGCCAACGCCTTCTGGGACCCGACCTGCAACTGCATGCTGTACGGCGACGGCGACGGCCAGACGTTCAAGAAGCCGCTCGTCGTCATCGACGTCACCGGCCACGAACTGACCCACGGCGTGGTGGAGGCGACGGCCAAGCTGGAGCCGACCTACGTCGACTCCGACGGCAACCAGTACGGCGAGCCCGGCGCGCTGAACGAGTCCCTCGCGGACATCTTCGGCTCCAACGTGGAGTTCTACGCCAAGAACTCCCACGACAACCCGGACTACCTGATCGGCGAGAAGCTGGGCCTCGCCCAGAAGTTCCTGCGCCGCCTGGACCACCCGTCGCTGGACAAGCTCGAGGGCACCATCGACTACTGGTCGCCGGACACCTACTACACCGAGGTGCACGCCGGTTCGGGTGTCTCCTCGCACGCCTACTACCTCCTCGCGGAGGGCAGCGGCAAGAAGACGATCAACAAGGTCAAGTACGACTCGCCGACCTACCACCACATCGCGGTCAAGGGCATCGGCCGCACCAAGGCCACGGCGATCTTCTACCGTGCGCTGACCCGCTACATGGTCTCCACCACCGACTTCCACGGCGCGCGCGTCGCGACGCTGAAGGCGGCCAAGGACCTGTACGGCGTCCACAGCACCGCCTACAAGACGGTGGACAAGGCGTGGGCCGCGGTCAACGTCACCGCCGCCAACACGCCGAAGGCCCACCACTGA
- a CDS encoding SGNH/GDSL hydrolase family protein → MPAHAGGIRPGDGPPPPPGVVTWAAAADPVGVSLPDTGYRLIVRTSVAGRDLRIRLSNAFGDRPLTLDGVYAGLRARGAALVPGSNRPLTFGGARTVTVPAGRCVWSDPLPGTVPAGTDLAVSLHTRDATGPATGHLLALQTSYTAHGDHTAEESGANWTRATGSWWYLDAVSVRPADPATGSVVALGDSLTDGQRSTPDLDHRWPDYLARRLATAGTPVRGVANEGISGNKVLADGTGQSALHRLDRDVLSLPGVRTVFLFEGVNDLKAHTGVTAGDLIAGYRAVVRRAHAAGRCVAAATIAPFKGTPEWDPAAESARRAVNRYIRTSGAFDAVTDFDRVLRDPHDPERIRAAFDSGDHLHPDDRAMRALADAVHLPDLDCPPLERAR, encoded by the coding sequence CTGCCCGCCCACGCCGGCGGCATCCGCCCCGGCGACGGCCCCCCGCCGCCACCCGGAGTGGTCACCTGGGCCGCCGCGGCCGACCCCGTGGGCGTCTCCCTGCCCGACACCGGCTACCGGCTGATCGTCCGCACCAGCGTCGCCGGCCGCGACCTGCGCATACGGCTGTCCAACGCCTTCGGGGACCGCCCCCTCACCCTGGACGGCGTGTACGCCGGGCTGCGCGCCCGGGGTGCCGCGCTCGTCCCGGGCAGCAACCGGCCGCTGACCTTCGGCGGCGCCCGCACGGTCACCGTGCCGGCCGGCCGTTGTGTGTGGAGCGATCCGCTGCCCGGCACGGTCCCCGCCGGGACCGACCTCGCCGTCAGCCTCCACACCCGGGACGCGACGGGCCCGGCCACCGGCCACCTGCTCGCGCTGCAGACGTCGTACACCGCGCACGGCGACCACACCGCCGAGGAGAGCGGCGCCAACTGGACGCGGGCGACCGGCTCCTGGTGGTACCTGGACGCCGTCTCCGTACGGCCCGCCGACCCGGCCACCGGTTCCGTCGTCGCCCTCGGGGACTCCCTCACCGACGGACAGCGGTCCACCCCCGACCTCGACCACCGCTGGCCCGACTACCTCGCCCGGCGCCTCGCCACCGCCGGCACACCGGTCCGGGGCGTGGCCAACGAGGGGATCTCCGGCAACAAGGTCCTCGCCGACGGCACCGGCCAGAGCGCCCTGCACCGCCTCGACCGGGACGTGCTCTCCCTGCCCGGCGTCCGGACCGTGTTCCTCTTCGAGGGGGTGAACGACCTCAAGGCCCACACCGGCGTCACCGCCGGCGACCTCATCGCCGGCTACCGGGCCGTCGTCCGGCGGGCGCACGCGGCCGGCCGCTGCGTCGCCGCCGCGACCATCGCCCCGTTCAAGGGAACACCCGAGTGGGACCCGGCCGCCGAGTCCGCCCGCCGGGCCGTCAACCGGTACATCCGCACCAGCGGCGCGTTCGACGCGGTCACCGACTTCGACCGCGTCCTGCGCGACCCCCACGACCCCGAGCGGATCCGCGCCGCCTTCGACAGCGGCGACCACCTCCACCCCGACGACCGGGCCATGCGGGCCTTGGCCGACGCCGTACACCTCCCCGACCTCGACTGCCCCCCGCTGGAGCGCGCCCGCTGA
- a CDS encoding helix-turn-helix transcriptional regulator, with translation MSQTTFSTSPLVGRDEELARLSGVLERARGGEARAVLIAGDAGVGKTRLLDEAAGRAGRAGVSVVTGHCVDLGDVGLPYLPFTEILGVLADDERFSGVLAGHPVVDRLLGAGTDTARDPDARLRLFEGVAGLLADLAARAPLLLVLEDLHWADQSSRDLLRFLLSRGVPHRPGPGTADRRLAVFASYRSDDLHRRHPLRPLLAELVRLPAVERLELRPLPDAEVDRLVRALRESPLPESTVRGIVERAEGNAFYAEELVAAAGADSGGLPSGLADVLLIRVEQLPDTAQRVLRTAAVAGRRVGHDLLRDAAGLPEDALESALREAVGRQLLVPGAGDTYSFRHALIREAVYADLLPGERSRLHGAYARLLTARGGEETAAERAHHYRESHDLPEALAASLEAADHARRVGAPAEELRHLEAALDLWASVPPSARPALTGVDRATLTLRASAAAAHGGDAHRAVSLTRAALAEVGQDADSALAARIRYTLAGNLLTVDRLTAAFRYSSEALAMIPAEPPSRTWVWAAATHAMAARQVGEDAAALRIAHQALRAAEELGVTDARADLLISLAGLEGGGRRSPEGRARLRQARELARSAGHGPVEMRALFSLAMGAFEAGDLGECLPLLTEGLERARRAGLLSSPYPLEMRYLQLLVLYTLGRWDECLDAAAGLPGHIVGPALYVAVARGDGNTAVRAEALLAGPFTWMGTLIAGIVLTDAAALRGDAEAAVERMRATVAALVDDSGRRPGVTVRLAALALAAVADRAAGDSREQARRAGFADEPRRAGLADELIEAARATAAQDEEGRPQGPEGQAWLARAEAEYATAVSGPDPAAWEKAVAAFGYGDPYEQARCRLRHAEALLAVGRRTEAAGPARAARRTAAALGAVPLLRRTDALLRRGRLTDTAADAGGDSPLTAREQDVLRLLARGRSNRQIGEELFITGKTASVHVSNILAKLGAASRTEAVAIAHRRGLVPPEPPAAG, from the coding sequence GTGTCGCAGACCACGTTCAGCACATCGCCGCTGGTCGGCCGGGACGAGGAACTGGCCCGGCTGTCCGGCGTGCTGGAGCGCGCCCGGGGCGGTGAGGCGCGGGCCGTGCTGATCGCCGGGGACGCCGGGGTGGGCAAGACACGGCTGCTGGACGAGGCCGCCGGACGGGCCGGACGGGCCGGGGTGAGCGTGGTCACCGGACACTGCGTCGACCTCGGGGACGTCGGTCTGCCGTATCTGCCGTTCACCGAGATCCTGGGCGTGCTCGCCGACGACGAGCGGTTCTCCGGGGTGCTGGCCGGGCATCCGGTGGTGGACCGGCTGCTCGGCGCCGGAACGGACACGGCCCGGGACCCCGACGCCCGGCTGCGGCTCTTCGAGGGCGTCGCGGGCCTGCTCGCCGACCTCGCCGCGCGGGCCCCGCTGCTGCTCGTCCTGGAGGACCTGCACTGGGCCGACCAGTCCTCCCGGGACCTGCTGCGCTTCCTGCTCAGCCGGGGCGTGCCGCACCGCCCGGGACCGGGCACCGCCGACCGCCGGCTCGCGGTGTTCGCCTCCTACCGCTCCGACGACCTGCACCGCCGCCACCCCCTGCGCCCCCTGCTCGCCGAGCTGGTCCGGCTGCCCGCCGTGGAGCGCCTGGAACTGCGGCCGCTGCCCGACGCCGAGGTCGACCGGCTGGTCCGGGCGCTGCGGGAGAGTCCGCTGCCCGAGTCCACGGTGCGCGGCATCGTCGAGCGCGCGGAGGGCAACGCCTTCTACGCGGAGGAACTGGTCGCGGCGGCCGGCGCGGACTCCGGCGGGCTGCCCAGCGGGCTGGCGGACGTGCTGCTGATCCGGGTCGAACAGCTGCCGGACACGGCACAGCGCGTGCTGCGGACCGCCGCGGTGGCCGGCCGCCGCGTCGGGCACGACCTGCTGCGGGACGCGGCCGGGCTGCCCGAGGACGCGCTGGAGTCGGCGCTGCGCGAGGCCGTCGGACGGCAGCTGCTGGTCCCCGGCGCCGGGGACACGTACTCCTTCCGGCACGCCCTCATCCGGGAGGCCGTCTACGCCGACCTGCTGCCCGGTGAGCGGTCCCGGCTGCACGGCGCGTACGCCAGGCTGCTCACCGCCCGCGGCGGCGAGGAGACGGCCGCCGAGCGCGCCCACCACTACCGGGAGAGCCACGACCTGCCCGAGGCGCTGGCCGCCTCCCTGGAGGCGGCCGATCACGCGCGCCGGGTGGGCGCCCCGGCCGAGGAACTGCGGCACCTGGAGGCCGCGCTGGACCTGTGGGCGTCCGTCCCGCCGTCCGCGCGTCCCGCCCTCACCGGGGTCGACCGGGCCACGCTCACCCTGCGGGCGTCGGCCGCCGCGGCGCACGGCGGGGACGCGCACCGGGCGGTGTCCCTGACCCGGGCCGCGCTCGCCGAGGTCGGCCAGGACGCCGACTCCGCGCTGGCCGCCCGGATCCGGTACACGCTGGCCGGGAACCTGCTCACGGTGGACCGGCTGACGGCGGCGTTCCGCTACAGCAGCGAGGCGCTGGCGATGATCCCGGCCGAGCCGCCGTCCCGGACGTGGGTGTGGGCGGCGGCCACCCACGCGATGGCGGCCCGCCAGGTCGGTGAGGACGCCGCCGCGCTGCGCATCGCCCACCAGGCGCTGCGGGCGGCCGAGGAGCTGGGTGTCACCGATGCCCGGGCCGATCTGCTGATCTCCCTGGCCGGTCTCGAAGGCGGCGGCCGGCGCTCCCCGGAGGGGCGGGCGCGGCTGCGTCAGGCCCGGGAGCTGGCCCGGTCCGCCGGGCACGGTCCCGTGGAGATGCGGGCCCTGTTCAGCCTGGCCATGGGCGCGTTCGAGGCCGGCGATCTCGGTGAGTGCCTGCCGCTGCTGACCGAGGGTCTGGAGCGGGCCCGCCGGGCCGGGCTGCTGTCGTCGCCGTATCCGCTGGAGATGCGCTATCTCCAGCTGCTGGTGCTGTACACGCTGGGGCGCTGGGACGAGTGCCTGGACGCGGCCGCCGGTCTGCCCGGGCACATCGTGGGGCCCGCGCTCTACGTGGCGGTGGCGCGCGGCGACGGGAACACGGCCGTGCGGGCCGAGGCGCTGCTGGCGGGGCCGTTCACCTGGATGGGCACGCTGATCGCGGGCATCGTGCTGACGGACGCCGCCGCCCTGCGCGGTGACGCGGAGGCGGCGGTGGAGCGGATGCGGGCCACGGTCGCGGCGCTCGTCGACGACTCCGGCCGCCGGCCCGGCGTCACGGTCCGCCTCGCGGCCCTGGCCCTGGCGGCGGTCGCCGACCGGGCCGCCGGCGACTCGCGGGAGCAGGCCCGCCGGGCCGGATTCGCGGACGAGCCCCGCCGGGCCGGGCTCGCGGACGAGCTGATCGAGGCGGCGCGAGCCACGGCCGCGCAGGACGAGGAGGGCCGCCCGCAGGGCCCCGAGGGGCAGGCCTGGCTGGCCCGGGCCGAGGCGGAGTACGCCACGGCGGTGTCGGGGCCGGATCCGGCGGCCTGGGAGAAGGCGGTCGCCGCCTTCGGCTACGGCGATCCCTACGAGCAGGCGCGCTGCCGGCTGCGGCACGCGGAGGCGCTGCTGGCCGTCGGGCGCCGTACGGAGGCGGCCGGGCCGGCGCGCGCGGCCCGTCGGACGGCGGCCGCGCTCGGCGCCGTTCCGCTGCTGCGGCGGACCGACGCGCTGCTCCGGCGCGGCCGTCTCACGGACACCGCCGCCGACGCGGGCGGCGACTCCCCGCTGACCGCCCGCGAGCAGGACGTGCTGCGCCTGCTCGCCCGGGGCCGCAGCAACCGGCAGATCGGCGAGGAACTGTTCATCACGGGCAAGACGGCGAGCGTCCACGTGTCCAACATCCTCGCCAAACTGGGCGCCGCGAGCCGCACGGAGGCGGTGGCGATCGCCCACCGCCGCGGCCTGGTCCCGCCGGAACCGCCCGCCGCGGGCTGA
- a CDS encoding UBP-type zinc finger domain-containing protein — protein MSEVSGIDPGVPPSGTGCVECEAAGGWWFHLRRCATCGHIGCCDDSPAKHATAHYRETGHPVIRSFEPGEHWFWNFATEELYGTGPDLAPPASRPAGQPAPGPAGRVPANWAETLR, from the coding sequence ATGAGCGAGGTGAGCGGGATCGACCCGGGCGTGCCGCCGAGCGGCACCGGGTGCGTGGAGTGCGAGGCCGCCGGGGGCTGGTGGTTCCACCTGCGCCGGTGTGCGACGTGCGGGCACATCGGCTGCTGCGACGACTCCCCGGCCAAGCACGCCACCGCGCACTACCGGGAGACCGGGCACCCGGTGATCCGCAGCTTCGAACCGGGCGAGCACTGGTTCTGGAACTTCGCCACGGAGGAGCTGTACGGCACCGGACCCGACCTCGCTCCCCCGGCGAGCCGCCCCGCCGGCCAGCCGGCGCCGGGCCCGGCGGGCCGGGTGCCGGCGAACTGGGCGGAGACGCTGCGCTGA
- a CDS encoding ATP-binding protein yields MSGQVMPCSPKEIGSLFLFEKLAPEQLGRLCSEGRVELFQPGPVYAEGDPATCFFVMIEGTVVLSRRVGQDDVEVSRTAQRGVYAGATQAYLGDAAGQVYRNSMRVTEPTRFFVLPADTFAQIMAEWFPMAVHLLEGLFFGSKNTQAAIGQRERLLALGSLSAGLTHELNNPAAAAVRATSTLRERVAKMRHKLHVIAEGPFSRDALADLIEIQERTAERVAKAPALSPLEASDREDALTEWLEDRGIDFGWQVAPTFVQAGLDTDWLEQVAAAVDEEVLAGAVAWLNYTIETELLMNEIEDSTTRISHLVDAAKQYAQLDRAPFRVVDVHELLDSTLLMLSGKIGSRVEVVKEYDRTLPPVPAYPAELNQVWTNLIDNAVSAIAGAGGAGTLTVRTARDHERLLVEFRDTGPGIPPEIKGRIFDPFFTTKPVGEGTGLGLDISWRIVVDKHHGSLRVESVPGDTRFQVLLPLTAETAGDRAADSPAEEAV; encoded by the coding sequence ATGAGCGGGCAGGTGATGCCGTGCAGCCCGAAGGAGATCGGCTCCCTGTTCCTGTTCGAGAAGCTGGCCCCCGAGCAGTTGGGGCGGCTGTGCAGCGAGGGCCGGGTGGAGCTGTTCCAGCCCGGCCCGGTGTACGCCGAGGGTGACCCGGCGACCTGCTTCTTCGTGATGATCGAGGGCACGGTCGTACTCTCGCGGCGCGTCGGCCAGGACGACGTGGAGGTCTCGCGGACCGCGCAGCGCGGGGTGTACGCGGGCGCCACGCAGGCCTATCTCGGGGACGCGGCCGGGCAGGTCTACCGGAACTCGATGCGGGTGACGGAGCCGACGCGGTTCTTCGTGCTGCCGGCGGACACCTTCGCGCAGATCATGGCCGAGTGGTTCCCGATGGCGGTCCACCTGCTGGAGGGCCTGTTCTTCGGGTCGAAGAACACCCAGGCCGCGATCGGGCAGCGGGAACGGCTGCTGGCGCTCGGCTCGTTGTCGGCCGGGCTCACCCACGAGCTGAACAATCCCGCGGCTGCGGCCGTCCGGGCCACCTCGACCCTGCGGGAGCGGGTCGCGAAGATGCGGCACAAGCTCCATGTGATCGCCGAGGGCCCGTTCTCCCGGGACGCGCTGGCGGATCTGATCGAGATCCAGGAGCGGACCGCCGAGCGGGTCGCCAAGGCCCCGGCGCTCAGCCCGCTGGAGGCGTCCGACCGGGAGGACGCGCTGACGGAGTGGCTGGAGGACCGCGGCATCGACTTCGGCTGGCAGGTGGCGCCGACGTTCGTGCAGGCCGGTCTGGACACCGACTGGCTGGAGCAGGTCGCGGCCGCGGTCGACGAGGAGGTGCTGGCCGGGGCGGTCGCCTGGCTCAACTACACCATCGAGACCGAGCTGCTGATGAACGAGATCGAGGACTCCACGACCCGGATCTCGCACCTCGTGGACGCCGCCAAGCAGTACGCGCAGCTGGACCGGGCGCCCTTCCGGGTGGTCGACGTGCACGAACTCCTCGACAGCACCTTGCTGATGCTGTCGGGCAAGATCGGCTCGCGCGTCGAGGTCGTCAAGGAGTACGACCGTACGCTCCCGCCGGTGCCGGCCTACCCGGCGGAGCTGAACCAGGTGTGGACGAACCTGATCGACAACGCGGTCTCCGCGATCGCCGGCGCGGGCGGGGCCGGCACCCTCACCGTGCGGACCGCGCGGGACCACGAGCGGCTTCTGGTGGAGTTCCGGGACACCGGACCCGGCATCCCGCCGGAGATCAAGGGCCGGATCTTCGACCCGTTCTTCACGACCAAGCCGGTCGGTGAGGGCACGGGGCTCGGTCTGGACATCTCCTGGCGGATCGTGGTCGACAAGCACCACGGCAGCCTGCGGGTCGAGTCGGTGCCGGGCGACACCCGCTTCCAGGTGCTGCTGCCCCTGACCGCCGAGACGGCCGGCGACCGGGCCGCGGACTCACCGGCTGAGGAGGCCGTATGA
- a CDS encoding FAD-dependent oxidoreductase has product MAQAAETARTVILTVDDDPGVSRAVARDLRRRYGESYRIVRAESGESALEALRELKLRGDLVAVILADYRMPQMNGIEFLEQALDVYPGARRVLLTAYADTNAAIDAINVVDLDHYLLKPWDPPEEKLYPVLDDLLQAWRAGDHRPVPSTKVVGHRWSARSSDVREFLARNQVPYRWYSVQEPEGRRLLTAAGQDGERLPVVITPDGTALVEPEAPELAARVGLATTPTSDFYDLVVIGGGPAGLGAAVYGASEGLRTVLVERSATGGQAGQSSRIENYLGFPDGVSGAQLTERARRQAARFGAEILTAREVTGLEACGAARVVRFSDGSAVAAHSVILATGVQYRQLDAAGCTDLTGCGVFYGSALTEAAACQGHDVYIVGGANSAGQAAMYLSRFAKSVTLLVRGPDLSASMSHYLIQQLDEAPNISVRCHTAVDAAHGTDHLEQLTLRHTGTGESERVDAQWMFVFIGAAPLTDWLGETVLRDERGFILAGPDLAVEGRPPAGWELDRAPYHLETSVPGVFVAGDARAESAKRVASAVGEGAMAVMLVHRYLEQS; this is encoded by the coding sequence ATGGCACAGGCCGCCGAGACAGCGCGGACCGTCATTCTGACCGTGGACGACGATCCGGGGGTCTCCCGCGCCGTCGCCCGTGACCTGCGGCGGCGCTACGGCGAGTCGTACCGGATCGTGCGCGCGGAGTCCGGCGAGTCGGCGCTGGAGGCGCTGCGCGAGCTGAAGCTGCGCGGCGACCTGGTGGCCGTGATCCTCGCGGACTACCGCATGCCGCAGATGAACGGCATCGAGTTCCTGGAGCAGGCCCTGGACGTGTACCCGGGCGCGCGCCGGGTGCTGCTGACCGCGTACGCGGACACGAACGCGGCGATCGACGCGATCAACGTCGTCGACCTGGACCACTATCTGCTCAAGCCCTGGGACCCGCCGGAGGAGAAGCTCTACCCGGTGCTGGACGACCTCCTGCAGGCGTGGCGGGCCGGCGACCACCGGCCGGTGCCGAGCACCAAGGTCGTCGGGCACCGCTGGTCGGCCCGCTCCTCGGACGTCCGCGAGTTCCTGGCCCGCAACCAGGTGCCGTACCGCTGGTACTCGGTGCAGGAGCCGGAGGGGCGGCGGCTGCTGACTGCGGCCGGGCAGGACGGTGAACGGCTGCCGGTGGTGATCACCCCGGACGGCACGGCACTGGTGGAGCCCGAGGCACCCGAACTGGCCGCGCGCGTCGGCCTCGCGACCACACCCACCTCCGACTTCTACGACCTCGTGGTCATCGGCGGCGGCCCCGCGGGACTCGGCGCGGCCGTCTACGGCGCCTCCGAGGGCCTGCGGACCGTGCTCGTGGAACGCTCGGCCACGGGCGGGCAGGCCGGGCAGAGCTCCCGCATCGAGAACTACCTGGGATTCCCCGACGGCGTCTCCGGCGCGCAGCTCACCGAGCGGGCGCGGCGGCAGGCGGCCCGGTTCGGCGCCGAGATCCTCACCGCGCGCGAGGTGACCGGTCTCGAGGCGTGCGGTGCGGCACGGGTCGTACGGTTCTCGGACGGCTCGGCGGTCGCCGCGCACAGCGTGATCCTGGCGACCGGCGTGCAGTACCGGCAGCTGGACGCGGCCGGCTGCACCGACCTGACCGGGTGCGGGGTGTTCTACGGCTCCGCGCTGACGGAGGCGGCCGCCTGCCAGGGGCACGACGTGTACATCGTCGGCGGCGCCAACTCGGCGGGCCAGGCGGCGATGTACCTGTCGCGGTTCGCCAAGTCGGTGACGCTGCTGGTGCGCGGCCCGGACCTGTCGGCGTCGATGTCGCACTACCTGATCCAGCAGCTCGACGAGGCGCCGAACATCTCGGTGCGCTGCCACACGGCGGTGGACGCCGCGCACGGCACGGACCACCTGGAACAGCTGACGCTGCGCCACACCGGCACAGGGGAGAGCGAACGGGTGGACGCGCAGTGGATGTTCGTGTTCATCGGTGCCGCCCCGCTGACCGACTGGCTGGGCGAGACGGTGCTGCGGGACGAGCGCGGGTTCATCCTGGCCGGCCCGGACCTGGCCGTCGAGGGGCGGCCGCCGGCGGGCTGGGAGCTGGACCGGGCGCCGTACCACCTGGAGACCAGCGTGCCCGGGGTGTTCGTGGCGGGTGACGCGCGCGCCGAGTCCGCCAAGCGGGTCGCGTCCGCCGTCGGAGAGGGAGCCATGGCCGTGATGCTCGTCCACCGGTATCTGGAGCAGTCATGA
- a CDS encoding universal stress protein, with product MTRPVTAGVDGTEESLAALRWAGREAVRRGLPLRVVHAWRYTADLAVADRDTQHGWVAEGTAEAVRAVAERHPGLEASVDVVEGRAATALAEASAGAELLVLGSRGHGTVVGFLLGSVGQQVIAEAARPVVLVRAGDDAAAEAAGRGVVVGQHGTPEDSAGALRFAFETAAARGATVHAVRAWALPPVFAYSPGSMKLLDDAGGLEPYEKQALAEALGPWRERFPEVPVAEHVEMGSAGQVLLSMAEGAQLVVVGRRERRTAVGARIGSVAHGVLHHARCPVAVVPQE from the coding sequence ATGACACGCCCGGTCACGGCAGGGGTGGACGGTACGGAGGAGAGCCTCGCCGCGCTCCGGTGGGCGGGCCGGGAGGCCGTACGCCGGGGTCTGCCGCTGCGCGTGGTGCACGCCTGGCGGTACACGGCGGACCTGGCGGTCGCGGACCGCGACACCCAGCACGGCTGGGTGGCCGAGGGCACGGCCGAGGCGGTCCGCGCCGTCGCGGAGCGGCACCCCGGGCTGGAGGCGAGCGTGGACGTGGTCGAGGGCCGGGCCGCCACGGCGCTGGCGGAGGCGTCGGCCGGGGCCGAGCTCCTGGTCCTCGGCTCGCGCGGGCACGGCACGGTCGTCGGGTTCCTGCTCGGTTCGGTCGGGCAGCAGGTGATCGCGGAAGCCGCCCGGCCGGTGGTGCTGGTGCGGGCCGGCGACGACGCGGCGGCGGAGGCCGCCGGGCGGGGTGTCGTCGTGGGCCAGCACGGCACCCCCGAGGACAGCGCGGGCGCGCTGCGGTTCGCGTTCGAGACGGCGGCGGCCCGGGGTGCCACCGTCCACGCGGTCCGCGCCTGGGCCCTCCCGCCCGTCTTCGCCTACAGCCCGGGCTCGATGAAGCTCCTGGACGACGCCGGGGGCCTCGAACCGTACGAGAAGCAGGCCCTCGCGGAGGCCCTGGGGCCGTGGCGGGAGCGGTTCCCGGAGGTGCCCGTGGCCGAGCACGTGGAGATGGGCAGCGCCGGCCAGGTGCTGCTGTCGATGGCCGAGGGCGCCCAGCTGGTGGTCGTCGGGCGCCGGGAACGCCGTACGGCGGTCGGCGCCCGCATCGGCTCGGTGGCGCACGGCGTGCTGCACCACGCGCGGTGCCCGGTGGCGGTGGTCCCGCAGGAGTGA